From the Thermus brockianus genome, the window CATGAAGCCCTTCTGCTTCCAAAAGCGTTGCCACTTGGGCTCTATGGCGTGGGGGTTGTACTTTTCCATCTTCGCCTCCTCAAAAAAACCCCTCCCCCGAAGGGAAGGGACGGCCAGGCCCCTTCCCTTTAGGGGGCTAGCCTGGCCGGACGCATGAGTCCATCCTACCCCTTTTTGCGTCCTGGGAGAAAGGCGCTAGTCCTCGAGGACCCGGGCCACCAAGGCCCCGAGGAGGAGGGAGAGGAGGACCAGGTAAAGCCCCAAAAGGGCCAGGACAAACCCCGCCAGGGGCCCGTAGAGGAGCTCGTACTGGGAGCGGGGAAGGAGCTTCGGCAATCCGAGCCGCACCCCCTCAAAGAGGAGGGCCGCCATCCCCGCCCCCACGCTTAAGGGAAGGAGGTCCCGTAGGCCCCGCACCCCGCGGAAAAAGGCGTAGGTGACAAGGAAGAGGAAAAAGGCGGAAAAGAGGGGCAGAAGGACCTCCAAGGGGCCCAGAAGGTCCCGCCAGACCGGGGGTAGGTAGCGGAGGACAAAGCCCAGGCCCAACCCCAAAAGGGAGAGGAGGATGAGGGCGAGGCCGAGGAGAAAGGGCATGAAAAGGCCTAAAAGCCGGTGACGCACCCCCGGGGGCCGGCCGAAGAGGAGGCCCAAGGCGTAGCTCAGGGCGGCGAAGAAGTTGCTCCCGGACCAAAGGAAAAGGAGGCCGCTTCCCAGGGTGAGGGGAAAGGCGCTTTGCGAAAGGAAGCGGAGGAGGTCCTGGGCGAGCTCGGGCCGGGCGGGGAAAAGGGACAAGGTGAGCCCCTCCAGGGCTTCCTGGAGCTCCTTTTGCCAAAGGGGGTTCCCCGCCAATACCAGGCCAAAAACCCCCACCAGGAGGAAAAGAAGGGGCATGAGGGAGAGAAGGGCGTAGTAGGCGAGG encodes:
- a CDS encoding YhjD/YihY/BrkB family envelope integrity protein; this encodes MFRRLLALYTEAHVPFFAAALAYYALLSLMPLLFLLVGVFGLVLAGNPLWQKELQEALEGLTLSLFPARPELAQDLLRFLSQSAFPLTLGSGLLFLWSGSNFFAALSYALGLLFGRPPGVRHRLLGLFMPFLLGLALILLSLLGLGLGFVLRYLPPVWRDLLGPLEVLLPLFSAFFLFLVTYAFFRGVRGLRDLLPLSVGAGMAALLFEGVRLGLPKLLPRSQYELLYGPLAGFVLALLGLYLVLLSLLLGALVARVLED